The Longimicrobium sp. DNA window TGCCTTGATTTGACGTGCAAACTCCGCCTCAGCTTCCGAGAGTTGTACCTCGACGGGATGAATCCGCCGCTCTGGCATAACTACAGCTCTCTTCACGCTCCACTGCACAATTTGTGTGGCAGGCCGTCTCAACCCATACATGGCCAAGTCGGTAGACGGAAGCACGGCAAGGACTGACGTAATCTTTGAAGAAGCCCAGAACACACCGAGTACCTCGCTCCACTGCGCGACCAGAGCAGCGTCAGAGCCGTCGAACAGAACTTCATCCCATTCTGTTGCAAGTACCTCAGCGAGACGATGTCCTTTCATAAGGAACTGGGGTGAGACAAGATAGTAGCCGCTCCCGAGCCACGGATTCCCACTTAAGTCGGACTCCGCTTGCATGCGTCGGTATGCGGGGGGATCAACAAGCCGCACCGGAGCTGAAAATCGCTCCATACGCATCGCGTATTGCTGAAGGAACTCACCAGGAGCTATCACTAGCGAACGCCCTCGCCGCAACTCTGACAATTGTGGTAGTGCAGCAAGCGCAGCAATCATCGCACTGGTCTTCCCGCTCCCTGGCGCACCAGAAAGAACGAAGCGTCGTGGTGGATGGGCAGCTTTCACCAACTCTACAAACTGCAATTGCTCCGGAGACAGAATGGCTGCTGGATCGATCTTTCCGTGATCAATCATCCTGATCCTCCGGAGCACTGGGCTGGGCCGTTTGAGCCTTATCGCGTAGCCAGTCACGCATGGCCACAAGATCTTGCTGGTCTAAACTGCTCAATTCACTGCGGAAATGAAGCACCTGATTCCGGAGAACACGAATGCGCTCGAGCTTACTACTAATAAGAGCGCGGTTCTGGCCTAGCGTACCCTCGAAATACTTCCAATTTTTTCCGGAGATTACAAGACTACGAAGATCTTCAAAGGACATTTCATCCAGCTTCTCAGGTACCTGACGCTGTTGCTCTTCGTACATCTTCCGGATGGAGTTATCGATGCATTCAGAGAGCAATGCTCCTGGGGTACGCATCGTGATCAGTGCTCGCAAAGCCTTTTCTATCTCACCTAACAGTACGAATGGCTTTGCAAGCTTGTAAAGGTAGCGGAGTGCGTCGGTCGGGGTAGCTACCGCCTGCAGTCCTGACGGTGAACCAACGAGGATCGCCTCACGCTCTTCAAGCATCGGGAGAACAGAATGCAAGCTATCTCGGACGGTAACGAAAGGAACAGATTCCATGACATCTCCAACTAACAGCGTGTGCAACTCGAACTTTGGTTCGGTCGCAACTACGCGAGCCAGCGTAGCGAACGAAAACAATCCCCTCACGGTCCCGTTATCTATAACAGGCACCTGAGAATAACCCGCGGACAGCATCAGACGTAGCGCCTCACCGACCGGAACGTGTGGACCGACCGAGAGAACTTCGACTTCCCCGGGAAAAAGATCCCCAACCTCGTGGAACGAAGTCGGATCTAGATGACGGTTCATCTAACCGCTCAGCTTTCTCTTCGTAGACTTTAGAGGAGGTGCCGCAACCGCGACACCTCCTCTACTCGCCCCAAGCGCCCTCACACCAGCGGCATCGGCCTGGGCGGGTCCTGCGAGTAGTCGTAGAAGCCCTTGCCGGACTTGCGGCCGAAGTAGCCGAGCGAGACCATGCGCTTGAGCAGCGGCGGAGAGGCGTAGCGCTTCTCCTTGTACTCGCGGAACATGATGTCGCCGATCTTGTCGAGCGTGTCGAGGCCCACGAAGTCGCCCAGCACGAAGGGGCCCATCGGGTAGCCGGTGCCCAGCTGCATCCCCTTGTCGATGTCGGTGATGGAGGCCACGCCCTGCTCCAGCGCGCGGATGGCGTCCATCATGTAGGGCACCAGCAGCAGGTTCACCACGAAGCCCGAGTTGTCCTTGCAGACGATCGGCTCCTTCCCCAGCGACCTGGCGAACTGGAAGGCCGTGTCGAACACCTGCGGGTCGGTAGCGATGGT harbors:
- a CDS encoding CBS domain-containing protein codes for the protein MNRHLDPTSFHEVGDLFPGEVEVLSVGPHVPVGEALRLMLSAGYSQVPVIDNGTVRGLFSFATLARVVATEPKFELHTLLVGDVMESVPFVTVRDSLHSVLPMLEEREAILVGSPSGLQAVATPTDALRYLYKLAKPFVLLGEIEKALRALITMRTPGALLSECIDNSIRKMYEEQQRQVPEKLDEMSFEDLRSLVISGKNWKYFEGTLGQNRALISSKLERIRVLRNQVLHFRSELSSLDQQDLVAMRDWLRDKAQTAQPSAPEDQDD